The following DNA comes from Ailuropoda melanoleuca isolate Jingjing unplaced genomic scaffold, ASM200744v2 unplaced-scaffold45009, whole genome shotgun sequence.
TGGCACCCAGGAGGTCTGCTCCGCGCCAGGGTCACCTTCAGATCGTTTTGCTTGTCTCTGCAGCAGCATCATCAACAACAACATCGCCATGGCACCCAGGAAGTTCTTTGTCGGAGGCAACTGGAAGATGAACGGCGACAAGAAAACCCTGGGCGAGCTGATCCATACCATGAACACTGGGAAACTGAGTGCAGATACTGAGGTGGTTTGTGGAGTACCTTCCATCTACATCGACTTTGCCCGCCAGAAGCTTGATTGCAAGACAGGAGTTGCTGCTCAGAACTGCTACAAGGTGGCAAAGGGAGCCTTCACTGGAGAGATCAGCCCAGCTATGATTAAAGATTGTGGTGCCTCCTGGGTAATCTTGGGCCACTCGGAGAGGAGGCATGTCTTTGGAGAGTCAGACGAGCTCATAGGGCAGAAAGTTGCCCACGCACTGGCCGAAGGCC
Coding sequences within:
- the LOC117799203 gene encoding triosephosphate isomerase-like — its product is MAPRKFFVGGNWKMNGDKKTLGELIHTMNTGKLSADTEVVCGVPSIYIDFARQKLDCKTGVAAQNCYKVAKGAFTGEISPAMIKDCGASWVILGHSERRHVFGESDELIGQKVAHALAEGLSVIACIGEKLDEREAGITEKVVFEQTKVIADNVKDWSQVVLAYEPVWAIGTGKTASP